CAGATCACTTTTCGCGTCAAAATGTGTTTCGTTCGGAAACAACTTTTGACGCGAAAAGTGATCTGTCCCCATTTTTGTGTTAATTTGTGCCCACACTCATGCGGTTGATGAAGTTCGTTGTTTTTTGCATTGGAATGGCGGGGACCCTGTTCGCACAAGGCCAGCGTGGCGGACGAGGGCAAGCACCCCAAGCGCCGCGCGCGGCTGCGCCGATCGATTTGACGGGTAATTGGGTTTCGATCGTCACTGAAGACTGGCGCTGGCGCATGGTCACGCCGGCAAAAGGCGATTTCGCGAGCATACCGACGAATCCCGCCGGCGTTGCCGAAGGTCAGAAATGGGATCCGGCAAAAGACGAGGCAGCTGGCGAGCAGTGCAAATCCTACGGCGCTCCCGCCATCATGCGCGTGCCGACGCGCTTACATATCACCTGGGATAACGACGCCACTCTGAAAATCGAAACCGACGCCGGCCGACAGACGCGCGTGTTCCATTTTGGCGAGTACCAGTCTGCTTCCACGGCCCCGTCGCTTCAAGGCAACTCCCGCGCCAATTGGGAAGGCGGCGGCGGGCGACGCGGCGGTCCTCCGGCCGGAGGTTCGCTCAAAGTCGTGACGACCGGACTCAAACCGGGGTATTTGCGCAAGAATGGATATCCGTACAGTGAGAAAACAACCGTGACGGAATTCTACGATCGCACCAACGAACCGGCTGGAGATACCTGGCTGATCATAACCACCGTTGTTAACGACCCCGTCTACCTGAATCAGGAATTCATCACGAGCACGCACTTCAAAAAGGAACCGGATGAAAAGGGCTGGAATCCACAGCCCTGCGCCGCCCGTTAGCTGGAGCCGACAATATGAGTACGCTCACCCTGAAAGTGAACGGCAAGTCCCACACCCTCGACATCGATCCGGCGACGCCGTTGCTCTATGTCCTCTCCGATGATCTTGCCCTTCGAGGGCCGAAATTCGGATGCGGCCTCGGACAGTGTGGGTGCTGCACGGTAATCGTCAAAGGACAAGCCGTTCGATCATGCGTCACGCCGGTATCGAGTGTGGCGGGCGCGGAGATCACGACACTCGAGGGGCTGGGTTCAAGCGACAAGCCGCATCCCATCCAGAAGGCGTTCATCGATGAGCAGGCGATGCAATGTGGCTTCTGTGTCAATGGCGTCATCATGACCGCCAAGGCTTACCTCGACCGCCACCCCAAGGCTACAGATGCTGATCTTCAACAGGCCATGTCGGGAATCCTCTGCCGTTGCCACGCGCATACCCGGATGGTGCGCGCGATCAAGAAATATCAGCAGGGAGCGAAGGCGTGAGTGTATCCAGAAGGAGTTTTCTAAAGACTTCGGGCGCGCTCATCGTCAGCTTCACCATGATGCCGGAGGACGTCTTTTCGCAGCGGCTCGACGGGGCGAGCAGCAATCAGCTCGATGCCTGGTTGTCGATCAATGCGGACGGCAGCGTGACCGCTTTTACCGGTAAATGTGAACTGGGTCACGGTCTCTATACCGCCCAGATGCAACTGGTCGCGGAAGAATTATCAGTTCCTTTCCAGCGCGTGAAGTTGATTCAGTGCGACACGGCCCTGACGCCGGATCAGGGCACGACCTCCGGAGCCCAATCCCATCCGACCAACTTCAATCAGGGTGCGCTCGCGCTCGCCGGCGCCACCGCCCGTGAAGCGCTCCTGCAAATGGCATCGGTCCGGCTGGCTGTGCCGGCAGATCAGTTGATCGTGAAGGACGGCGTGATCACTGCCAAATCCGATGCGTCGAAAAAAGTCAGTTACACCGATTTGATCGGCGATAAGAAGTTCAATCTGACGCTGAACAAAAACGCGAAGCGGAAGAGTCCGGGCGAATGGACGGTTCTCGGCACGCCGGTGCCGCGCATCGAGATTCCGGCAATGGCTACAGGCGAATTCGAATACGTCCATAACGTTCGTGTGCCGGGCATGCTGTATGGACAAGTGGTACGTCCCCCGGCGGTCGGCTCGAATGTCATGAATGTCGACGAGAGTTCCGTTTCGGGTCTTCCCGGTGTCGTGAAGGTTGTCGTCAAAAAGAATTTCGTGGGCGTCGTGGCAGAGAAGCCCTGGCGGGCGATTCAAGCAGCAAACAAGCTGAAGATCACCTGGACTTCCGGGACGGGCCTTCCTAAACAGACCGAGATTCACAATTACCTGCGAAGCCGGAAGCCCACTCGTGACACCTGGCTGGTGAACTCGAAGGACGTTGACGCCAGGTTTGCCCAGGCCGCCAAGGTCGTCGAGGCGACCTACCTTTATCCATACCAGATGCACGGTTCGATGGGAACGTCGTGCGCCGTAGCGGACGTCCAGGGTGGTAAAGCGACCGTCTATTCCCCGACGCAGGCGGTTTATCCCCTTCGAAGCACGCTCGCGATGCTGCTCGGCATGCAAGCTGAGAATGTCCACGTCATATTCAAAATGGGCGCCGGTTGTTACGGCATTAACGGAGCGGATACTGTCTCGTACGATGCCGCGCTGTTGTCTCAAGCTGTCGGGAAACCTGTACGGATTCAACTGACCCGAAAAGACGAAATGGGGTGGGAAAACTACGGTCTGGCTTTCGTCATCGATCAGCGCGCGGCCCTCGACAAGGACGGCACGATCCTGGCGTGGGATTATGAAGGCTGGTCGCCGACACTCGGCGGACGTCCCGGAAACAACAGTCC
This window of the Terriglobia bacterium genome carries:
- a CDS encoding (2Fe-2S)-binding protein yields the protein MSTLTLKVNGKSHTLDIDPATPLLYVLSDDLALRGPKFGCGLGQCGCCTVIVKGQAVRSCVTPVSSVAGAEITTLEGLGSSDKPHPIQKAFIDEQAMQCGFCVNGVIMTAKAYLDRHPKATDADLQQAMSGILCRCHAHTRMVRAIKKYQQGAKA
- a CDS encoding molybdopterin cofactor-binding domain-containing protein, with the protein product MSVSRRSFLKTSGALIVSFTMMPEDVFSQRLDGASSNQLDAWLSINADGSVTAFTGKCELGHGLYTAQMQLVAEELSVPFQRVKLIQCDTALTPDQGTTSGAQSHPTNFNQGALALAGATAREALLQMASVRLAVPADQLIVKDGVITAKSDASKKVSYTDLIGDKKFNLTLNKNAKRKSPGEWTVLGTPVPRIEIPAMATGEFEYVHNVRVPGMLYGQVVRPPAVGSNVMNVDESSVSGLPGVVKVVVKKNFVGVVAEKPWRAIQAANKLKITWTSGTGLPKQTEIHNYLRSRKPTRDTWLVNSKDVDARFAQAAKVVEATYLYPYQMHGSMGTSCAVADVQGGKATVYSPTQAVYPLRSTLAMLLGMQAENVHVIFKMGAGCYGINGADTVSYDAALLSQAVGKPVRIQLTRKDEMGWENYGLAFVIDQRAALDKDGTILAWDYEGWSPTLGGRPGNNSPGNVVTGFLAGFPPAPFAARTPAPDPANYGNNSNAVPSYVAGAVNGRSGGTGVIRSERVLSHDVPSPLFTGPLRSPARLQNTFAHESFIDEIAAQAKADPVEFRLRHLSDTRLMDVVKGAAKAANWDTRPSPRNAAPRRTGTVSGRGISCVLYEGDNGYCSAVAEVEVNQDTGRIAVKRLV